One genomic window of Blastopirellula retiformator includes the following:
- the glgA gene encoding glycogen synthase GlgA gives MNILLASSEVYPFAKTGGLADVCGSLPLELRRLGQDIAVIMPAFRQCFTCGQPIEELPIYFDLPIGSKVVSGQLLKSYLPDTDIPVYLVKNDEYYDRPQLYREDGEDYHDNCERFVFFSRAILEAIRLLQLPVDIVHCNDWQTGLAPAYLDIEYAATLGYEKVATLLTIHNMAYQGNFWHWDMVLTGLDWKYFNMHQMEFYGHLNFMKTGIVFADSISTVSPRYAQEIQSSPLGCGLEGVLRDRANVLSGVVNGVDYDKWDPKTDDAIAVNFDLSDWEMGKPACKKALQQEFNLPTDPQAPVIGMVGRMADQKGFDLVAEVIQEWARTKNTQWVILGTGEPGHQNQLSQLAQQYPDKVGVKVEFCEAKARRVEAGADMFLMPSLYEPCGLNQLYSLRYGAVPVVRETGGLADTITDADEDSLAAGMANGFTFREYSSHALADMLQRACRLYQQDKPTWKKIVENGLAQDWSWKRSAAEYVRLFEETVARKRAKVDDGKKKR, from the coding sequence TTGAATATTCTACTCGCCAGCAGTGAGGTATACCCGTTCGCCAAAACCGGCGGCTTGGCAGATGTCTGCGGTTCTCTACCCCTGGAGCTGCGTCGTTTGGGCCAAGATATCGCGGTCATCATGCCCGCGTTCCGACAATGTTTTACGTGCGGGCAGCCGATTGAAGAGCTGCCAATCTATTTCGACCTGCCGATCGGAAGCAAGGTCGTCAGCGGCCAACTGCTAAAGAGTTATCTGCCCGATACGGATATCCCGGTCTATCTGGTCAAGAACGACGAGTATTACGACCGTCCTCAGCTCTATCGCGAAGACGGCGAAGACTATCACGATAACTGCGAGCGATTCGTCTTTTTCTCGCGGGCGATCCTCGAAGCGATCCGACTGCTGCAACTGCCCGTGGACATCGTCCATTGCAACGACTGGCAGACCGGACTCGCCCCCGCCTACTTGGATATTGAGTACGCCGCGACGCTGGGCTACGAGAAAGTCGCCACGTTGCTGACGATTCACAACATGGCCTACCAGGGCAATTTCTGGCACTGGGACATGGTCCTGACCGGGCTCGACTGGAAGTACTTCAACATGCATCAGATGGAGTTCTACGGCCATCTGAACTTCATGAAGACCGGTATCGTCTTCGCTGATTCGATCAGCACCGTCAGTCCCCGCTACGCCCAAGAGATTCAAAGCAGCCCGCTTGGTTGTGGGCTGGAAGGAGTGTTGCGAGATCGGGCCAACGTCTTGTCGGGCGTCGTCAACGGCGTCGACTACGACAAGTGGGATCCGAAGACCGACGACGCCATCGCGGTCAACTTTGATCTTTCCGACTGGGAGATGGGCAAGCCGGCCTGTAAGAAGGCGCTGCAGCAAGAGTTCAATTTGCCGACCGATCCCCAGGCGCCGGTCATCGGCATGGTCGGTCGAATGGCGGATCAAAAGGGATTTGACCTGGTCGCGGAAGTGATTCAGGAATGGGCTCGTACCAAGAACACGCAGTGGGTCATCCTCGGCACCGGCGAACCGGGGCATCAAAATCAGCTTTCGCAACTTGCCCAGCAGTATCCCGACAAAGTCGGCGTGAAGGTCGAGTTCTGCGAAGCGAAAGCGCGTCGCGTTGAAGCGGGCGCCGACATGTTCCTGATGCCAAGCCTCTACGAGCCGTGCGGCTTGAATCAGCTTTATAGCCTGAGGTATGGCGCCGTGCCGGTGGTCCGCGAGACCGGCGGTCTGGCCGATACGATCACCGACGCCGACGAAGATAGCCTGGCGGCCGGAATGGCCAACGGTTTTACCTTCCGCGAGTACAGCTCGCACGCGCTGGCCGACATGCTGCAGCGAGCCTGTCGCTTGTATCAGCAAGACAAGCCGACCTGGAAGAAAATCGTCGAGAACGGATTGGCCCAGGATTGGTCGTGGAAACGCTCCGCCGCCGAATACGTCCGTCTGTTTGAAGAGACGGTCGCCCGTAAGCGGGCCAAAGTCGACGACGGCAAAAAGAAGCGGTAG
- a CDS encoding RNA polymerase sigma factor, giving the protein MKIRGLDVEQLTSLYFDRIHRAALLMCGNAWDADDLAQEVFLIVANDPTKFEGRSSPYTYLYGILLNLERRLRRKRRMHQEKTEKLAQRQDTSAAAAAADVPVVSEEWKRSLWSVAAELPDGQRQAIVLRFGEELPYQEIADILGCPLGTVKSRIFHGLGTLRKLVAESPGQLREVPRELGDSRSDAI; this is encoded by the coding sequence ATGAAAATTCGCGGACTTGATGTCGAACAACTGACCTCCCTCTATTTCGACCGGATCCACCGGGCGGCGCTGCTGATGTGCGGCAACGCCTGGGATGCCGACGATCTAGCACAGGAAGTCTTTTTGATCGTCGCCAATGACCCGACCAAGTTTGAAGGACGCAGTAGTCCCTACACCTATCTGTACGGAATCCTGCTCAACCTGGAGCGCCGATTACGTCGTAAAAGGCGAATGCATCAGGAAAAAACCGAAAAACTAGCCCAACGGCAGGATACGTCGGCCGCTGCCGCCGCAGCGGACGTGCCGGTGGTATCGGAAGAATGGAAACGGAGCCTCTGGAGCGTCGCGGCCGAGCTGCCCGATGGCCAACGTCAGGCGATCGTCCTCCGCTTTGGCGAAGAACTCCCCTACCAGGAAATCGCCGACATCCTCGGCTGCCCCTTAGGAACGGTCAAAAGTCGAATTTTCCATGGATTGGGTACCCTCAGAAAATTAGTTGCCGAAAGCCCCGGCCAACTGCGCGAGGTTCCTCGCGAACTTGGAGATTCACGATCCGATGCCATCTGA
- a CDS encoding S1C family serine protease: MKLSSTIRFAALLLAFAFAAQIPHLVHAEELPQLETAAKKLADATVTVRMIALPAAIPQGNADPLAKQPKSPARVTVCTGVAIAPRRIVTCLRYEAGSRLRITLADGRQTDAQLKVVDHFSTLAILELDALEVPAIPLSPQTPAAGRWVVSAAGWGAAEAVQTFGLIGATSRKIPGAELPPLLECDLRGAATAAGSGIANADATLAGIVVAVQKPQNDVPRTYAVPSQHIERLLASEAADKVVVLQRRRPTLGLTLTAGPRAETVIVERVEENGPAAAAGIVKGDQVLAVDGLYIRSVYQAIGPVLAKQPGDKIRLKVLQGEKLATIDVTLGGGVEFPNNIALLGPDRRLLNDPRIELARIAAKEASPRDPLAVLEAAGEEEQPVDPRDEQIEILQRAIDRYAKLIEFYQHQLDAEREKVKQLEAKD, encoded by the coding sequence ATGAAATTGTCGTCGACAATTCGATTCGCAGCACTTCTGCTGGCGTTCGCCTTCGCTGCCCAGATCCCGCATCTGGTCCACGCCGAAGAGCTGCCGCAGCTAGAAACCGCAGCGAAGAAGCTGGCCGACGCCACCGTCACGGTCCGGATGATCGCGCTGCCCGCAGCCATTCCGCAAGGCAACGCCGATCCGCTCGCCAAACAGCCGAAGTCGCCCGCTCGGGTGACCGTCTGCACCGGCGTGGCGATCGCTCCGCGGCGAATCGTCACCTGCCTGCGCTACGAAGCCGGCAGCCGACTCCGCATTACGCTCGCTGACGGACGTCAGACCGACGCCCAACTGAAGGTTGTCGATCACTTCTCAACCCTTGCGATTCTAGAACTCGATGCGTTGGAAGTCCCGGCGATTCCCCTGTCGCCGCAAACGCCCGCGGCGGGTCGCTGGGTTGTCTCCGCCGCTGGCTGGGGCGCTGCCGAAGCGGTGCAAACCTTCGGCCTGATCGGCGCGACCAGTCGCAAGATTCCTGGCGCCGAACTGCCGCCGCTGTTGGAATGCGATCTCCGTGGCGCGGCGACTGCCGCGGGTTCAGGAATCGCCAATGCCGACGCCACGTTGGCCGGCATCGTCGTCGCGGTGCAAAAGCCGCAGAACGACGTCCCGCGAACTTACGCCGTGCCGAGCCAGCATATCGAGCGACTGCTCGCTTCCGAAGCGGCCGATAAAGTCGTTGTCTTGCAGCGCCGGCGTCCGACGCTCGGGCTGACCCTGACCGCCGGGCCAAGAGCCGAAACGGTGATCGTCGAACGGGTCGAAGAGAACGGCCCCGCCGCCGCGGCCGGCATCGTCAAAGGAGACCAGGTCCTGGCTGTCGACGGGCTCTACATTCGCTCGGTTTATCAAGCCATCGGCCCCGTTCTCGCCAAGCAGCCGGGGGACAAGATTCGCCTGAAGGTGCTACAAGGCGAAAAGCTGGCGACAATCGACGTCACGCTCGGCGGGGGCGTGGAGTTCCCGAACAACATCGCCCTGCTTGGCCCCGACCGTCGTCTGCTAAACGATCCCCGGATCGAACTGGCCCGCATCGCCGCCAAAGAAGCGTCACCGCGCGATCCCTTGGCCGTCCTGGAAGCGGCCGGCGAAGAAGAACAACCGGTCGATCCGCGGGACGAGCAGATCGAGATCTTACAACGCGCGATCGATCGCTACGCCAAACTGATCGAGTTCTACCAGCATCAGCTCGATGCCGAACGCGAGAAAGTGAAACAGCTGGAAGCGAAAGACTAA
- a CDS encoding DinB family protein: MPTTLAPAPPKHEEFSIEELIDAYEKGPSEIRDAIAGMTEEEITATPVDGMWSTLEVVCHLADCEQFFADRMKRTAATDRPELIEVDGFRYNDAMDYANHNLDEELSLINATRRQMARTLRLLPRDAWNREATLRELGTLTLRHLVLHAINHVHHHLEYVKEKRKAMRRSR; encoded by the coding sequence ATGCCTACCACACTCGCTCCCGCGCCCCCAAAGCACGAGGAGTTCTCGATCGAGGAATTGATCGACGCTTACGAAAAGGGCCCTTCCGAAATCCGCGACGCGATCGCCGGCATGACCGAAGAGGAAATCACCGCCACGCCGGTAGATGGCATGTGGAGCACGCTTGAGGTCGTTTGCCACCTGGCCGACTGCGAGCAATTTTTCGCCGACCGGATGAAGCGTACCGCGGCGACCGATCGGCCGGAGTTGATTGAAGTCGACGGCTTTCGTTACAACGACGCCATGGACTACGCCAATCACAATCTGGACGAAGAGCTGTCGCTGATCAACGCGACTCGCCGGCAAATGGCCCGTACGTTACGCCTGTTGCCGCGTGACGCCTGGAACCGCGAAGCGACGCTTCGGGAACTGGGCACTTTGACCCTCCGCCACCTGGTGTTGCATGCGATCAATCACGTGCACCACCATTTGGAGTACGTCAAAGAGAAACGCAAAGCGATGCGTCGCTCTCGCTAA
- a CDS encoding DUF2185 domain-containing protein, whose amino-acid sequence MTAKKFRLAADQIESLVEGEGGCIATDRITVDGHSVGYMYREPPENAGDSGWRFFAGDESDDYVNTAANLEVYDVNTIANYDRDVIPLLASPIGSAYAREGAAGELIAVDSPFEADELLHPDFPILEAGPCALTDRWSIDLPLRLNKRIEEDGQMVLWRPGVTIYASCWGIPEEYDSSAELLRDLTAERDPAAFDYQELKEGKLLRIAYRLTEDQDGLEVHSLYCFVADPDGYVHLSIYFDNPEAAELAVALWKGISSSAA is encoded by the coding sequence ATGACCGCAAAGAAGTTTCGCCTGGCCGCGGATCAGATCGAATCGCTCGTCGAAGGAGAGGGTGGCTGCATCGCGACCGACCGGATCACCGTCGACGGCCACTCGGTTGGCTATATGTATCGCGAACCACCCGAGAACGCCGGCGATAGCGGCTGGCGGTTTTTCGCTGGCGACGAATCGGATGACTACGTCAACACCGCCGCCAACCTGGAGGTCTACGACGTCAACACGATCGCCAACTACGATCGCGACGTGATCCCGCTACTGGCGTCGCCAATCGGCAGCGCCTATGCCCGCGAAGGAGCGGCAGGAGAACTGATCGCCGTCGACAGTCCCTTTGAAGCGGACGAACTGCTCCATCCTGACTTCCCTATTCTAGAGGCAGGCCCCTGCGCGCTGACCGACCGTTGGTCGATCGACTTACCGCTGCGTCTGAACAAGCGGATCGAGGAAGATGGCCAGATGGTCCTGTGGCGCCCCGGCGTTACGATCTACGCCAGCTGTTGGGGAATCCCAGAAGAGTACGACTCGTCGGCCGAACTGCTCCGCGACCTGACCGCCGAACGCGATCCAGCCGCATTCGACTACCAAGAGCTGAAAGAGGGGAAACTGCTGCGGATCGCCTATCGCCTGACCGAAGATCAGGACGGCCTGGAGGTCCATTCCCTCTACTGCTTCGTCGCTGATCCGGACGGGTATGTCCATTTGTCGATCTATTTTGACAATCCGGAAGCCGCTGAACTGGCAGTGGCGCTGTGGAAAGGGATTTCCTCATCCGCCGCGTGA
- a CDS encoding DUF4198 domain-containing protein, which yields MFVRTLLCVLCVSTPLFAHDTWVETNSNVIRTGDAIYVDLKLGNHGNDHRDFKLASKIDLTGCRLRIADPSGKEFDLIPELVDVGYAPKEGYWKGKFAAAKPGLYLVTHTLDKVVNHGHPVRTRKSGKTYFLVTDSLDKVPENVPGYDKPQGHPLELVPQVSPVAPMGPGQLITVQLLLHGKPLADTVVSFVPRRQTLKPGFDETYERKTDAQGIASFTPTTGDQYLVAAHHHAHDEKTVDYDETAYSATLTIFVPELCPCCSE from the coding sequence ATGTTCGTGCGAACACTTTTGTGCGTATTGTGCGTTTCTACGCCTTTGTTTGCGCACGACACATGGGTCGAAACCAACTCCAACGTGATCCGAACCGGAGACGCGATTTACGTCGATCTCAAACTCGGGAACCACGGCAATGATCATCGCGATTTTAAACTGGCGAGCAAGATCGATTTGACCGGCTGTCGGCTGCGAATTGCGGACCCTAGTGGTAAGGAATTTGACCTTATTCCCGAGCTGGTTGACGTCGGTTATGCGCCCAAAGAGGGATACTGGAAAGGCAAATTCGCGGCTGCGAAACCTGGCCTCTATCTCGTCACCCACACCCTGGACAAAGTCGTCAATCACGGCCATCCAGTTCGTACTCGCAAAAGCGGAAAAACGTACTTCCTTGTTACAGACAGTTTGGACAAAGTCCCGGAAAACGTGCCTGGCTACGACAAGCCGCAGGGACACCCGCTCGAACTTGTGCCTCAGGTTAGTCCGGTTGCGCCGATGGGACCGGGGCAACTGATCACCGTGCAATTGCTACTTCACGGCAAGCCTTTGGCCGATACGGTCGTCTCGTTCGTGCCGCGTCGTCAAACCTTGAAGCCTGGCTTTGACGAAACGTATGAGCGTAAGACCGACGCCCAGGGGATCGCTTCGTTCACGCCGACCACCGGCGATCAGTACCTGGTGGCGGCGCATCATCATGCCCATGATGAGAAGACGGTCGACTACGATGAGACCGCTTACTCGGCGACGTTGACCATCTTTGTGCCAGAACTCTGCCCTTGCTGCAGCGAGTAG
- a CDS encoding alpha-amylase/4-alpha-glucanotransferase domain-containing protein produces MSNSIRLCLVLHNHQPIGNFDGVFEQAYQDSYLPFLDVFDRFSDAIKIGLHTSGPLMEWLDQHHPEYLDRLAAHVRSGRIEILGGVFYEAIMTMIPGRDRVGQIRSYTEWLENRLGATINGMWMPERVWEQQLTSDIAEAGIRYTLLDDFHFKNAGVQQDQLYGYYVTEEAGQVLSIFPGSERMRYLLPFAEPHETIDYLRGVADNHPGSVVVFGDDGEKFGTWPDTKAHVYDRGWLHNFFTALEANKDWLHTTTLSESIEALPPVGKVFLPEGSYREMTEWVLPVSQQVAYEDLVHELEHEPNWPRIKQFVRGGYWRNFKIRYPETDEMYSRMMSVSKRLDQARRNKDADQGALAYAQTELYRGQCNCSYWHGAFGGVYLPHLRNAVYNHLIAADNIIDLATGQQVPFVDAEAADFNFDARHEVKLVDEKLLALFAPSQGGMLYELDIRTICHNLLATLTRRAEAYHRKVLAGPSSAGGEVASIHDRVVFKQAGLDERLQYDDYPRKCLIDHFFDNDVPAQQVAGGEAMERGDFVHGGYEAKIRRNPDRIQVQMSREGNAWGVPLKITKGVTMSAGSSTLEIAYLIEGVPQDQPMHFAVEMNFAGMPSGADDRFFHQGGERLGQLGQRLDLHQVTTFGLTDQWLGVDVRWEADQPTSIWTFPIETVSQSEGGFELVHQSVAMMPHWWIQGDKEGRWSVTMKLDIDTTLAESRMPSQEVAATT; encoded by the coding sequence ATGAGCAACTCGATCCGCCTCTGCCTTGTCCTTCACAATCACCAGCCGATCGGCAATTTCGACGGGGTCTTTGAGCAGGCGTATCAGGACAGCTATCTGCCGTTTCTGGACGTCTTTGATCGCTTTTCGGACGCGATCAAAATTGGGCTGCATACCAGCGGGCCGTTGATGGAATGGCTGGACCAGCATCATCCCGAGTATCTCGATCGCCTGGCTGCACATGTTCGTTCGGGCCGCATCGAGATCCTTGGCGGCGTCTTCTACGAAGCGATCATGACTATGATCCCGGGCCGCGATCGGGTTGGCCAGATTCGCAGCTACACCGAGTGGCTCGAGAATCGTCTCGGCGCAACGATCAACGGCATGTGGATGCCAGAGCGGGTCTGGGAGCAACAACTCACCAGCGACATCGCCGAAGCCGGCATTCGCTACACGCTGCTCGACGATTTTCATTTCAAGAACGCCGGCGTCCAGCAAGACCAACTGTACGGCTACTACGTCACCGAAGAAGCGGGGCAGGTTCTCTCGATCTTCCCCGGCAGCGAGCGGATGCGGTATCTGTTGCCGTTCGCCGAGCCGCACGAGACGATCGACTACCTGCGCGGCGTCGCCGACAATCATCCCGGCAGCGTCGTCGTCTTTGGCGATGATGGCGAGAAGTTCGGCACGTGGCCCGATACCAAGGCGCACGTCTACGATCGCGGCTGGTTGCACAACTTCTTTACCGCGCTCGAAGCGAACAAGGACTGGCTCCACACCACGACGCTTTCAGAATCAATCGAAGCGCTGCCGCCGGTCGGCAAGGTCTTCTTGCCGGAAGGAAGCTATCGCGAAATGACCGAGTGGGTGTTGCCGGTTTCGCAGCAGGTCGCTTACGAAGACCTGGTGCACGAACTGGAGCACGAGCCGAACTGGCCTCGCATCAAGCAGTTCGTCCGAGGCGGCTATTGGCGGAACTTCAAGATTCGCTATCCCGAAACCGACGAGATGTACAGCCGCATGATGTCGGTCAGCAAGCGGCTGGATCAGGCCCGGCGTAACAAAGATGCCGATCAGGGCGCGCTCGCCTACGCCCAGACTGAGCTCTATCGCGGCCAATGCAACTGCAGCTATTGGCATGGCGCGTTCGGCGGCGTTTATCTGCCCCACCTGCGTAACGCCGTCTACAACCACCTGATCGCTGCCGACAATATCATCGACCTGGCGACCGGTCAGCAGGTTCCGTTTGTCGACGCCGAGGCGGCCGACTTTAACTTTGACGCTCGCCACGAGGTGAAGCTGGTCGACGAAAAGCTGCTCGCCTTGTTCGCTCCGTCGCAAGGCGGCATGTTGTACGAACTCGACATTCGCACCATCTGCCACAACTTGTTGGCGACGCTCACCCGCCGCGCAGAAGCGTACCACCGCAAAGTCTTGGCGGGTCCCTCCTCGGCTGGCGGCGAAGTCGCCAGCATTCACGACCGGGTCGTCTTTAAACAAGCCGGGCTCGACGAACGCCTGCAGTATGACGACTATCCCCGCAAATGCCTGATCGATCACTTCTTTGATAACGACGTCCCCGCGCAGCAAGTCGCTGGCGGCGAAGCGATGGAGCGAGGCGATTTTGTCCATGGCGGCTACGAGGCGAAGATTCGCCGCAATCCCGATCGCATTCAGGTTCAGATGAGCCGCGAAGGGAACGCGTGGGGCGTGCCGCTGAAGATCACCAAGGGGGTCACCATGTCGGCCGGCAGTTCGACCTTGGAGATCGCCTATCTGATCGAAGGGGTGCCGCAAGATCAGCCGATGCACTTTGCGGTCGAGATGAACTTCGCCGGCATGCCGTCTGGCGCCGACGATCGCTTCTTTCATCAAGGGGGCGAGCGCTTGGGACAACTGGGGCAACGGTTGGATTTGCACCAGGTAACGACGTTTGGCTTGACCGACCAGTGGCTGGGCGTCGACGTTCGTTGGGAGGCCGACCAGCCGACCAGTATCTGGACCTTCCCGATTGAAACGGTCAGCCAGTCGGAGGGAGGCTTTGAACTGGTTCACCAAAGCGTGGCGATGATGCCGCATTGGTGGATCCAAGGAGACAAAGAAGGGCGCTGGAGCGTGACGATGAAGCTGGATATCGACACGACCCTGGCCGAAAGTCGAATGCCCTCGCAGGAAGTTGCGGCGACGACGTAG
- a CDS encoding 3-keto-disaccharide hydrolase: MNITSKITAAFAFSLLSLGLAAAEEPSSTSLPKATIDGTGDGWRSLGEADFQNVNCYDDTWTFKNGGIQCTGQPVGVMRSKKEFTNFELVLEWKHLKSAGNSGCFVWTIPAEVDKLTKPGLPAGGIEVQILDHGYKDAYKKSTGKEGDWFSTNGDIFAVGKSKLKPFPPLSPNGLRSFPSKELSKGVGEWNHYYVRAINGEVRLWVNGEEVSGGKDAVPATGYLCLESEGSPIEFRNIRIRELP; encoded by the coding sequence ATGAACATCACCTCCAAAATCACCGCCGCGTTCGCTTTCTCGCTTCTTTCCCTTGGCCTGGCTGCGGCCGAAGAGCCGTCGTCGACATCGCTTCCCAAAGCGACCATCGACGGAACCGGCGATGGTTGGCGATCGCTGGGCGAAGCCGACTTTCAAAACGTCAATTGCTACGACGATACCTGGACCTTCAAAAACGGCGGCATTCAGTGCACCGGCCAACCAGTCGGCGTGATGCGGAGCAAAAAAGAGTTCACTAACTTTGAACTCGTACTTGAGTGGAAGCACCTCAAATCGGCCGGCAACTCAGGCTGCTTCGTCTGGACGATTCCGGCCGAAGTCGACAAGCTGACCAAGCCGGGCTTGCCGGCGGGCGGCATCGAAGTGCAAATTCTCGATCATGGCTACAAAGACGCCTACAAAAAGTCAACCGGCAAGGAAGGCGATTGGTTCAGTACCAACGGCGACATCTTCGCAGTCGGCAAGTCGAAGCTGAAACCTTTCCCGCCGCTCTCCCCCAACGGCTTGCGCAGCTTTCCTTCCAAGGAACTGAGCAAAGGCGTCGGCGAGTGGAACCACTACTACGTCCGGGCGATCAACGGCGAAGTCCGCCTGTGGGTCAATGGCGAAGAAGTCTCTGGCGGCAAAGACGCCGTGCCGGCCACGGGCTATCTCTGCCTGGAATCGGAAGGAAGCCCGATCGAGTTCCGCAACATCCGGATTCGCGAACTGCCGTAG
- a CDS encoding galactose-1-phosphate uridylyltransferase: protein MSEIRREPLLGYEVVIAARRAERPHQWDHAVPPAKNLDCPFCEGAEASAPPELWAARSADSAPNGPGWQVRVVPNRFPAFDMSGEPSETHPDDPFFPSQSAHGWQDVVIESPQHLAGFTDLPAENARLTFVAYQARMTALKEEGRFGYAQVFKNVGPAGGASLEHSHSQIMATEGTPRQVQQELDASRDYYRQHGRSYWSELIERELAAAERIVYADDEFVAFCPFASRVPLETWILPRRACSDFCGVDLARLEQLAQLTQRCLAQIEKALEFSAYNYLIHTSPFDINAQDYYHWRLVILPRATTQAGFEWGTGMLVNPVPPERAAEMMRLAK from the coding sequence ATGAGCGAAATTCGCCGCGAACCTTTGTTGGGCTACGAAGTCGTCATCGCCGCTCGCCGCGCCGAGCGCCCTCATCAATGGGATCATGCCGTCCCACCGGCCAAGAATCTCGATTGCCCGTTCTGCGAAGGCGCCGAAGCTTCGGCCCCGCCGGAGCTATGGGCGGCCCGCTCGGCGGACTCCGCCCCCAATGGCCCTGGCTGGCAGGTCCGCGTCGTGCCGAATCGCTTTCCGGCGTTCGACATGTCGGGGGAGCCAAGCGAAACGCACCCGGACGATCCTTTCTTTCCCAGTCAGTCGGCCCACGGCTGGCAGGATGTCGTGATCGAATCGCCGCAGCATCTGGCCGGCTTTACCGATCTGCCGGCCGAGAACGCCCGGCTCACCTTCGTCGCCTACCAAGCGCGGATGACCGCGTTGAAAGAGGAGGGGAGGTTCGGTTACGCGCAGGTCTTTAAGAATGTCGGCCCTGCCGGCGGAGCTTCGCTGGAACATAGTCATAGTCAGATTATGGCGACCGAGGGAACGCCGAGGCAGGTGCAACAGGAACTGGACGCCAGTCGCGACTACTATCGCCAGCATGGTCGTTCGTATTGGAGCGAACTGATCGAACGCGAACTGGCGGCGGCCGAGCGGATCGTCTACGCCGATGACGAGTTCGTCGCGTTCTGCCCGTTCGCCTCGCGAGTGCCATTGGAGACCTGGATTTTGCCGCGGCGAGCGTGTAGCGATTTTTGCGGGGTCGATCTTGCTCGATTGGAACAGCTTGCCCAGCTTACTCAGCGCTGCCTGGCGCAGATCGAAAAAGCGTTAGAATTCTCGGCTTACAACTATCTGATTCACACGTCACCGTTTGACATAAATGCGCAGGACTACTATCACTGGCGTTTAGTGATTTTGCCGCGCGCAACGACGCAAGCCGGTTTTGAGTGGGGAACAGGGATGCTCGTCAATCCCGTTCCGCCTGAACGAGCTGCGGAGATGATGCGATTGGCGAAGTAG